The proteins below come from a single Chrysoperla carnea chromosome 1, inChrCarn1.1, whole genome shotgun sequence genomic window:
- the LOC123305905 gene encoding uncharacterized protein LOC123305905, producing MSSNKSCNSLVGRSARGSSKNKLTGSKKLSPRDKERSRRSPSSSSRSSRSSRSNDEDYDERNRAIQRRGDRNNRRDVVKYGGRCGGRRSKPQVLCEQIIESETKTRNRIIKRVHLRYDDSDSSSDNSSTDESSSGCDDY from the exons tgtcTTCAAATAAATCGTGCAATAGTTTAGTTGGAAGATCTGCTCGTGgaagttcaaaaaataaattgacggGATCAAAAAAACTATCACCGAGAGATAAAGAAAGATCAAGGAGGTCACCGTCTTCAAGCAGTCGATCTAGTCGATCTAGTCGATCCAACGATGAAG atTACGACGAAAGAAATCGTGCTATACAACGACGAGGTGACCGAAATAACCGTCGAGATGTagttaaatatggtggaagatGTGGTGGAAGACGATCCAAGCCCCAAGTGCTATGTGAACAAATTATTGAATCTGAAACAAAAACTAGAAATCGAATCATAAAACGAGTACATTTGCGTTATGATGATTCAGACTCATCATCGGATAATTCTTCTACAGATGAATCAAGTAGTGGCTGTGATgactattga